The genome window TAAAAGTAGATCCTATATAGAAGGCAGAACGTGTATGAGAGAGTGGGGATGGGTAGTGTTTCATAAATTCTGGACTTCTGATTGAATCCACAGGATGGAAATTTATAGGCCTCCTGCAGCTGCTATGTTAGTGTTTCTGGTGGGTTGTTGAGACCCGTGTTACCACTGTATTGATAACTTGGATTTTCCCTTTCTCGTTCCCTTGCGTTCTTTGTCTTAGGGGTTAACCTGTTGGCCTCTCTTCTTCCTGTTGCAGGCTTAATGATCACCTCTGCTGCAATCTACCATGTCCTCCATTTTTTCCACATCACCATCGACATTCGGAATGTCTGTGTGTTCCTGgcccctctcttctcttccttcaccACCATCGTCACGTACCACCTTACCAAAGAGCTCAAGGTGAAGGATTTGGGGTGACAGGAGGCTTGGGAATGGATGTTGTTGAACCTCTCTAGTAGATGCTAAAGGGTGGGGGACTGAGAGCTTAAGAAGGGCAGGGAGCTAGGGGCTAAAGATAGCTTTTGATGAGCCGAATTGCTAGTTTCATCCCAGTCCCTCCCTAGAATATGTGGTGTCTTATCATTAACAATTGTTTGTCCATGTAAGGGAATGTTTGAAGGTCAAATGTAAATTGTTGTATATGGAAAAAGAACTTTTGTGTTAGTTTACTCATCACAGgactgccctttttttttttttttttttttgctgtctttatttttggctgcagtgggtcttcattgctttgtgcagATAGCGAGAGGGGGCTGCTTATTTGTGGTGGCATCTCTTaatgcagagcctgggctctaggcacatggactTCGGGAGTTGCGGCTCgagggccctagagcacaggctctatgatGATGGCGCACGGGTTTACTCGCCCTGCAGCGTGtgaatctccctggaccagggatctgacctgtgtccactgcattggcaggtggattcttatccaccaggccaccaaggaagtcctggaaaaaaatatttaaagtgagaTTTAGATTTTGAATCTAGTATCCCTCACAATCTAGGGAGAGAGAAAATAGCTACAAGATATGTTCCAAAACAGTTAGTTCTTCCTACTGGAAATGGACACTTAGCTTAAcaattattttgttgattttttaagaaacatttctttaaaaattctgaaacccCTTGGCTCTTATACTTAGAGTCTGTGATAGGGGCTCTGCTTCCCCAGGTGTCTGCCTCGCTGACCTTGGCTCCTGGGATGCTGTTCTCTGTGGCTGTGGTGTCAGGGAGATACTGGAGGTGCTAAACCAGTTGGAGGGCTTGGGAAACTTGAGTTTAGTTTGAAAGCTCTTTCATCCTTCTCCTTGCTGCCCTGTTCCAGATTTGACTCTTACCAACAGACAGGTCCTTCCTCTTTCGGTGTGTGggttatattttgtttttcctctttcccgAGTTCACAGATTGACTCGGAATATTCCAGCTCTATTATCTAAGATGGCATCTTTAGTCCACTGTAGTTTATCACCTCTGTTTGTTGACTTTTTAGCTCAAATACTTATGTCTTCCTTTGTCTATTCTTGCATAGCTTTTAGGGGTGTGACTGGTGTTCCTGTGGTGTGCAGATGTTGTTGCGGGGGGACTCGAATCCGGGGGTACTCCGACCCAGCCGCCCGTTCTGGGGTAGCATCTGCCTGATTTCATGATTTGTCTGTTCTTGGCACACGTGTACTCAGTTTCAGACTTAGTGCCATGGCAGGGAGGGAACTGGTTGTGAAGTGTGGAACTTTCTTGCACTGCTGCAAGCATTCCTAGCGTCACATCTCCCTTGCAAAGTGTCGAACTATTCTCTGGGCCCTGTAGAAGCAGATTGGACTAGTGCACCCTCTCCTCTCCACAGCTGTATTGGTGTTGACTTCCTGTTACCCTTCTTGCCTTACAGGATGCAGGAGCTGGGCTTCTTGCTGCCGCCATGATTGCTGTGGTTCCTGGCTATATCTCCCGGTCTGTGGCTGGCTCCTATGATAATGAAGGTAAGACTTCAAGTTCACCTTATTATCCAGTAGAGCTCTGTGAAGGGTAATAgaatctgggttcaaatctgcTATTTAGCAATAGCCAAAATGGTGTCTGGTTCAGAAGATTAGAAGTGGGCAGGAAGGGACCTCAGACTGTTAAGTTtatattctctctctcattttctctagAAAGGTAGCTGGTAATTTTCCTTAAATAAGGCCTCTGGCTCATCTCTATATTCCTAAAAGGAGAGTTAGGTTTTAGGgttagatgctgctgctaagtcgcttcagtcatgtccgactctgtgccagcgcatagacagcagcccaccaggctctgccgtccctgggattctccaggcaagaacactggagtagattgccatttccatctccagtgcatgaaagtgaaaagtgaaagtgaagtctagATGGGTTTTTGTTATTGTGtattcactcagtggtgtctgattcttttgcgatctcatttactgtagcccaccaagctccaggGTTGAATGATACTGTTGTTTTAACACTGTAATCATTTGCTTTACTTTAGATGAAAGGAATGGATATTCTTAAAACCATAATGACTTTTATTGACTTATTTCCAAATCACTCTGTATTTATTGAATGTTATTGGTAAAACAGTGTTAGGTATTACAGAATAGTTAATGAATAAGAGTATTGGCTTATACTTAATGAATTACAGAGAtagataaagaacaaaataatttagCCCATAATCTATTAATGCAGATTAATGCAGACCTATCAAAATAAATCTAATGGGCAGATAGTATTGTATGCTACGAGAGAAGTATGAACAGAGTTACTTTGGGAATGCAGTGAGAGAAGAGATTCCGATTTGGGGATCAGGGAAGGCTTTTTGGAAGTAGTTGTGTTTGAACTGGGCCCTGAAGTTGGAACTTCATTAGGCAAATATTAAGGAGCGAGGCAGTCAGGGCATAAAGACCAGCTTGTGGTAAGACGTAGAAGCAGGGTGGTGCTTGATCGTATGGGATATCATTAGGACTCAAATAGCAGGTTCAGTGCCTGAAAAGAAGAGTAGCAATAATGACTAACACTGAGTGCTTGCTGCAGGCTAGATTCTGTTGCAAGTGCTTTACATGCAGTGGTTAAATTGGCCTTTATGACACATTTATGAAGTAGACACTATTAtggactctttttttcttctaccaGAAACTAAGACAAAGAGATGTAGAGCAGTTACACTGTTACTGGGTTGTAGGTCTGAGATATGCAGGTAGTTTGTTGCAGATCAGGATTTAATATCCCAGTGTGGCCTTCTATTGAATTTTGTGTTCTCTCTGCAGGGATTGCCATCTTTTGCATGCTGCTTACCTATTACATGTGGATCAAAGCAGTCAAGACTGGTTCCATCTACTGGGCAGCAAAGTGTGCCCTTGCTTACTTCTACATGGTAACTCTTCACTCCCTTCTTCCAGGAGTCTCTCTATGTCTGCATACCTGTTGGGATCAACTGATGTAAACTGGAAGTAGCTTTTGGGGTTTGAGACCGTAGAGCAGAGGACAGAAGCCTTTATTGTCTCTTGTGTCCATACAAAGCCTAACCCAAGGCAGATGGATGATAAGAtagaggaaatttttttaatttttagaggtCTCCAGATACTGTATTTCTTATGGATACATATTGGTTGGCCAGCTCTCTTTTCTGATATGTTTCTCTTAACTTTTTCCTTTCctaacacatatttttttctgttcaatcTTTCATTAACCCTGAGACTTCTTCCGTTAACTCTTTTGCTTGCTCACATTTCACGTGTATCCCTAAATCCTCCATGTGACCTTATAGTAGGTTGCATCCAGATTAACACCGAGGGTTAGGGGCCTTTTGTTTTGTGATCACAATGACAAGAGCCATATAGAACAGAGGACTGAGTTACAGTAATGGGTTTAATTTGATTTTCCTGTTTAAAGAAGTCAGTTACTTAAACTATTTAAACCACTTGGCATTAATAAAATTTTTGGTTACCATAAATAGGTGTTCTGTAAAAAGGTCACAGGTAACGAGGAGTGCTGAGAGGAGCTgtcctttttcctcctgtcctagGTCTCTTCCTGGGGAGGTTACGTGTTCTTGATCAACTTGATCCCTCTTCATGTACTAGTGCTGATGCTCACAGGACGTTTCTCCCACCGGATCTACGTGGCCTACTGTACTGTCTACTGCCTGGGCACCATTCTTTCCATGCAGATCTCCTTTGTGGGTTTCCAGGTGAGCCCTAGACTGAGTGGAGTTTTTAgtttcttccacttttttcctaATCATCTCCAACTAAATTGATTTATCTTGGATTCTGGTGAGGATGTTAAAACTTACAGGTCTGACCTTGGACTGCTTGTGTTAACTGAAACAACAGAATCATTGGTCGATAAAGTCTGCCCCCTGAGAGTATTAATATTTGTTCATGTCGTTTAATTGCTCTTAAGTTAGCTTAAGTTTGGGGAGAAGCAGGGATATTTTGGTAGAACTGAGTTGATGTGGGTGATCACAGTTATCTTTTTCAGTCCTTAATGTGAATGATCCCATTCAGTAGTAATGACCCCTGAACTTGTTAATGGGGCCAAGTAATTAAGTCCTTTAGGAAGCAGAACATAGACCTTTTAACCACATTACTCCATAGGGTTAAGAGACAGCTATTAAATCAGAGGAGTGATGTGTGATTTTTCATGTAAAATTCTTATGAAAAGTGGAACCCTTAGTCAGCTCAGCAAGTATTTCTTTGCTCATCCCCTACAATGTGCAATTTGCTAATAACTGggaaatataaaaactaaagatTTGATCCTGGTCCTTAAGGAAGTCTTGCTGTGAAAGACACCCATATAGCTCTCTGTGATGTAGTGGTCCTAGAAATGTAGTCCTGGACCAGCAGGCTCAGCAGCATCAGGGAAtacattagaaatgcaaattcaggATTTGAATCTATTGAGTTTTATAAGCTCTGGTGGTAGGGCTCAGCTGTCTGTGTCTAAACACCCCCCTTCACTCTACCATGATTATGCTGCCTGGTGGAGTTTGAGAACTGTTTGTCTAAGTTACAGGAGAGATCTAAGGTGTGTAGATATAGAGGAGCGTGATGGATTTCAGCTTGGCAGAGTAGGAGGCAATAGTATTTGCTTGGGGCCTTGAATGATGGGAATTTCAATGAATGCAAATtttgggaaaatgagaaaattacaaTCGAGGCTCAAGAAATACCTGAGCAAAGGCCAGGCATGTGATATTGATAGAGTATGGTACACTTTGGACTCCAGGTATTCTGTGGGAATGTGGCAGGTAAATTAGACCCTCCCCTGGATTGGCCCTAATTCCTTGGTAGCCTCAGAACTCATTGGACCCTTTGGTCTGAACTTGGTCCGGATAATTCAGGTCAAGGCTGGACCCGTTGTTTTCCTGACATTCTCACACATCTGCTTTCACCTACAGCCCGTCCTGTCATCAGAGCACATGGCAGCCTTTGGGGTGTTTGGTCTCTGCCAGATTCACGCCTTTGTGGATTATCTACGCAGCAAGTTGAATCCACAGCAATTTGAAGTTCTTTTCCGAAGTGTCATCTCCCTGGTGGGCTTTGTCCTTCTCACCATTGGAGCTCTCCTCATGCTGACAGGTAGGAAAGACTTTTAGTATTAAGTGTAAATGGGTATGAACATAGCATAAACTCCAAAAACATGGGTTATTTCCTGACCACAGGAAGAtgcattcttttccatttctcttgatTTCATGCATATTAAATCCATATTACACACTCAATCCATTTGTCAGCCAGTGTTTGGATTCAgcatagaaaaaagatcttactAGATCAGTATTTAATCTCAGAAGATTCACACTTGGTAACAGAACTATATTTACCatgcttgtctttctctttttttcttttgtccttttctttcctaTATTGGTAGGCTAGGAGAAATCCTAACATTGTTTGCCCTACAACGTGACTTCATCTAATCCTAAATGACAGAACTGTGTCTTTAGTTTGGttagctgccggggtccagcccggctgatccagggtattcgaaggggagacagcGTCGGCgactatttaaatattaattagagatataaagagtaatagaatgaggatacctcagtaggaaaattcagtggagaaaagaggctgagtagcttggtttatgcgggagaccaataaaacttcaagacaagaagtttgcaccacttacgtaggctgcaggcgtccttccgttctcccgaaggagaggagacactgaggcctccccagtcagatcttagaagcccaggcataattagtaagcatggtgggttccgcgctccagatggaggctcagccagaatttgagagagagagagacatggggagaccagtatttcgagaaactgatcccaattctttattttccatggtctacttttatacactgagatgttatgcaaaagtcacgcggggacagcagtcctgacttttattaaagtcaggtgcttcatacaaatgtatacagaggtcttaggggtgttacatcatcttctggccagggggcctgctgacaatttatgaccctctccttgtgacagcagtcagtcaaccaggacacttatttctccaggggtgattattcttaaaacagacgccacccaaataaagttacattcctatagggtgagggtgtagtgggttttagttaaggaaagaatttacttagcctaaggtctaacgtgattaatatcaaaagttaatacttatttcttctatatattcattaatgtgtgtaagggcaggggatgtggagacttagcaacaatcggctcaacaaatgaaaaacccttcatcaatacaatttctaatcagcccactatacttatactaatagttttctaacttctctaaagaacctgtttttagagggtttaaagcatctcgtgcctcacatgtggccggacgagcctgtcaggcaggccagagaaccttcagaggggtttgtaggttaaaacactcttgtcacgcccaggagtttttattaactggagctctaagttacctccttctccgaaagaggtggtgggggacagccccccgtaaagtcaggtgtagatgagagcacaaagtagtaaagtaggcaggctctggttatggggatagatgctcgaggatttccagggggacgcCCATGGCCCAATCCCACCTATGCgtatgttgagcctccttcctcatgacctttgccatgggcggagtgcctcactctggcccccaacagttAGCATTGCATATTTTCCTCACGTAGATGTCTCAGAGTCTAATTTGATTTTGCCCAGTCCTCTGTATTGTCTAATTCAGAGCAACACTGGAGGACGGCCTGACTTAGTTTATAGCATTGGCCTTGGTTTGACCAGATTTAGTCTAACCCTTCCAGGAAGCATTTCCACCTTCCTTCTCTGAGTTTATCATACAGCCTGACTTTATTCTGCTGACTGCTGACATAAGTACTCTCAAATTTGAAAGAAAGGAATCGGTGAAATTCTCAAGGTATTCGTGACATTTAGACAAAAACCTAGTCTTGCTTTGTCTCAGAGAATCTTATTAAAATGGAAAGTTATGATTAGTTAGGATCAGATGTTATTTTGTTTCAGAAGtaattgtgaaatatttgttgCCTCTTtgctgccaggaaaaatatctccCTGGACGGGGCGTTTCTACTCACTGTTGGACCCTTCCTATGCTAAGAATAACATCCCCATCATCGCCTCCGTGTCTGAGCATCAGCCTACGACCTGGTCCTCGTACTATTTCGACCTACAGCTTCTTGTCTTCATGTTTCCAGGTCTGTCTGCCTTGTTCTGAAGTGGTCTTCTTTGCAAGAATTATTTGattgaaaataagtaaaatacccCCATCcgtatatttttattgtttttgttttttgcctgtgTATTTATGTGGTACTGAAGATGGCTAAacacatttttctaatatttgaagCAGGATGGAAATCAGAAGTTGAACAATTGCAGATACTGGCAAGTTCAGAGTCTCACAGTTTTCTGTTCAGTTGTATTATAAAATTCAACtctaattcagatttttttttatcacttataGTGTACCCAACCCCTCATCCCTGACTCCTTCCCATTTATCTTCTTGATATTATTTTGATAGTAGGCATAGCTGATTGTAAAGCCTCTTCATCTAACTTACCTTCTGGCCATTTCAGAGATAAGAATTTACCACTGgtagggaacttttttttttaattgaaataactaTATTTTTTCTTACTATGAAAATAAGTTGTCTTTTATATGAATAGAGACAAATTTAAAGTTTCAGGAGTTCTCACCACACACCTGTTGCTCCTGTTAACACTTGGAACATATATTCATCCAGTTGTTTACTGATTAAAAGTCAGATGATAGAGTTTTTctcctgacttttaaaattttataatcataATTTATGTTATTTAGGATTACGTCAGCAAAATAGTGTTTAAGATACAGCATTTGTTAATTGTTTAAGTACAGAGGTATGTAAAGAAGGTGGCAAATGGTCCATAAACTTCTGAAGCAAAATTTTAATTGAtgtgttttattctgttttataaatattctgtAGTTAAATACCTCCTTTatgttggacatttaggtggtttcAGATTTTGTGCTATTTTAGAGTGCCATAGTAACATCTTTGCATGTGTCTGATTGTTCCAGctcttcacttcttttttccctttatttttgtaGTTGGTCTCTATTACTGCTTTAGCAACCTGTCTGATGCCCGGATTTTCATCATCATGTATGGTGTGACCAGCATGTACTTTTCAGCTGTAATGGTGAGAAATGCCCTCAGTCCTGGTGCACCTTTCCGTCTTGACTCCGGGGGTTTTCTTCTTCCCCTGGCACGGGAGGATTCAGTGCTGGAATGCCCTCAGTCCTGGTGCACCTTTCCATCTTGACCCTGGGGGTTATCTTCTTCCCCCGGCACAGGAGGATGCAGTGCTGGAATGCCCTCAGTCCTGGTGCACCTTTCCATCTTGACTCTGGGGGTTTTCTTCTTCCCCCGGCACGGGAGGATTCAGTGCTGGAATGCCCTCAGTCCTGGTGCACCTTTCCATCTTGACCCTGGGGGTTTTCTTCCTCCCCCGGCACGGGAGGATGCAGTGCTGCAGCTGTGCAGAGGCTTCCTTCTGAGCACTTGAGGAGCTGCGTGGTAAAGCTGCTCACTGTTGTTGACCTTTCCCGGGAAGGTACAGGGTACTCACATTTTCTGATTGTGAGGCCCACCTTTCTTGGATTCGTACCCTTGTGTCAGGGAGAGGCCCTGTGCAGGTTCCTTCCCCCCTCTTCCTGGAGTCTCAGAAAGGGAGatgatgtttttttcttaaaggctTGGGTGCTGAGTGCCAGGTTGTtaaaagagaagagagatttTATATATTGCAGTTAAGACAGTGCTTCTCAGACTTTTTTGATTCCAAACCACaattaagaaatactttttaTAGCCTATCATTACTCAAGATGTACATACATTCATACATGtagaactggggggaaaaaaagacttaaaaaaacccCACATAACTTCTATTTTAGATGTGTCAAGTATTTTCTCTCCTAttttgttctgttccattgacagACCATGTTTGTTGAAAACCCCTAAACAGATGTCATCATCTACTAATAGGCTGAAATCTGTAATTTGTAAAACACCAATTAGATTGTGATTTTGCTTCCTGTTTTTTCAGGTGCGTCTGATGCTAGTCTTGGCGCCTGTTATGTGCATTCTTTCTGGCATTGGAGTCTCTCAGGTGCTGTCCACTTACATGAAGAATTTGGACATAAGTCGACAAGACAAGAAGAGCAAGAAACAGCAGGATTCTACTTACCCTATTAAGAATGAAGTGAGAGGCAACACATAGAACAGGCTGGGGGAACtgcatgtgttgtgtgtgtgcgcgcacatgtgtgtgcacgcgcgtgtgCAAGCACTGTGGGGTGTTTTTTGAGTGAGGGGGCGTAAAGTGGAGCACTGTCACCAGGGGTCAGGATTAATGCATATAGCCTCTGACTTGTTTTGGTTCATTTTTTCTAAATCATTGACTGTCTGTAAGAAGCTGTTCTGTGCTATTGTAAATTTAATTTGGTTTACAACACAATTCTTCTTCCTTGTCTAGGTGGCAAGTGGCATGATACTGGTCATGGCTTTCTTTCTCATCACCTACACCTTCCATTCGACCTGGGTGACCAGTGAGGCCTACTCTTCTCCCTCCATTGTGCTGTCCGCTCGTGGTGGAGATGGCAGTAGGATCATTTTTGATGATTTTCGAGAAGCATACTATTGGCTTCGTCACAATACTCCAGAGGTGAAAATTTGGGAGGTGTGGGATTGTGGGGTAGGAGGACGGGAAAGACATTTGCTGTTACAGTGAATCAAATAGCTTTTAGATGGTAGAAAGCTTGGAGAAATTGGAACTATAGAACCTGGTGGTGAATGGGCCTTAAAGGTCAACCTCCACTCAAGTTAGGATGTCTTCTGTAGCAGCCCTTCCTGGTTCAGATTATCTGCACTCTGCTTGGACATTTGTATTGACAGCATGGTGATATTATTGTGAGGTAGGCCATCCCAATTATAAAAGAGAAAGGTTAACAGTAAGTAATGCATGTTTAttgtagaaaaatcagaaaacagaagcaaaaaacaaagacacaaattTTCTATAAAGGATCACCTAATGATAAccacttttaatattttggtttatACCTTTGGAGCATTTCCTTTCCAGTAGCTACTGAGATTGGCAATTGTGAGTTAGATTCTtataagaatttctttttctttattcgtCATATCCTGCGATttatcccctcccacctcctacctccTTTCTTTATAGGAGCTGATTTTTATGATATTGTTATGATCATTTTTTATGATGATCATTTCTCTGATGACACCAAGCTGTTTATTTGGAAATATTACATAGCTCCCTACACCTCCCATgccattatgtttatttttataagattatCTGGAATGAAAGTATTGGCAATGTTGGATTGTATAATTTGCCTTGAGATTTCATTATGGTATACAAAGGTAGGACCAGGTgccaagatttattttcttgttagGCACGCGTTattctgcaaagagtcagacacaactgaacgactgaactgaactgaactgattctgtaaAGATGTTAATTAGCTGTATGTTAATTCCTGTCAGATGCCTTTCCACTACTAGTATTTGATTTTTGGAGTTGGTGAGACACTTGTAATTTCTGtttctcattcttcttttcaGGATGCGAAGGTCATGTCATGGTGGGATTATGGCTACCAGATTACAGCTATGGCGAATCGGACGATTTTAGTGGATAATAACACGTGGAATAATACCCATATATCTCGAGTAGGGCAGGTAAGGTGAAGGGGTCATTTGAGTGTTTGATGCACAGGGTCTCATGGGAAATACTTCTCCACCAGGGATCATATGGCCTAGAATTTTGCTCTGAGAAATGTGCATGTGTTTTTCTAGGCAATGGCATCCACAGAAGAAAAAGCCTATGAGATCATGAGGGAGCTTGATGTCAGCTACGTGCTGGTCATTTTTGGAGGCCTCACTGGGTATTCTTCAGATGGTAATGAAATTGATTATATTTCTAGCTACAAGACTAAGAAAACTAGATGAATCTCCTACTTTTCTATCCTTTTACTTATCTTATCAACATATTTTCTTAGTTGATACATATATGCAACTTGAGGTTTggttattttgatttttgtttcaaaCAAGTAGGACGTAGATGTAAAGAATTCTCATGCAAgtatgagaagtgaaagtgttagtcactcagtcatgtctgattccttgtgaccctatggactgtagcctgccgtgctcttctgtccatgggattctcaggcaagaatagccatttcctcctccaggggatcttcccaacccagggattgaactgggtcccctgcattacaggcatattctttaccatgagcctccagggaagctccatgtaagtatgctgctgctgctaagtcacttcagtcatgaccgactctgtgcgaccccatagacggcagcctaccagattcccccgtccctgggattctccaggcaagaacactggagtgggttgccatttccttctccagtgcatgaaagtgaaaagtgaaagtgaagtcgctcagtcgtctttgactcttagcgaccccatggactgcagcctaccaggctcctccgcccatgggattttccaggcaagagtactggagtggggtgccattgtaagTATGGCATGCTATAATTGTCTGAAGACCTAGGAATAGTTCCACAAGCAGTGAACAATAAAGAACATAAGGCCTCGGAGAATGAGCTTAAGAATTAGCATTTTTTAGTGGGTTTAAGCCATAGAATCATCTCCCAACTTAAAATGTTtctcacacatatatatgtgtgtgtgtgtgtgtgtgtgtgtgtgtgtatatacatatatatggcatATGTTAACCATGTTCCTTATAATTATTAGCAAATCCTCTGGTTAGAAGAATCATCCAAATATAGTTCTCTGCctcaaaaaaaccttgaaaaactTAAAGCAATACCTGTTTCAACTTTAAAAGGTTAAACACTTCTGaaagtttataataaaaatggtgCTTCTGCTTCTAAACCACCTTATAATATCAGTTCCCAGGAAAATTATTCCTTCAGTTATTTCTTCTAGTACTTAtattcatatttctaaataatatgtatattctGTCCACGGATCGATCATTTTAGATACCCTTTATCAACTTCTTGTACTAGATAAGGAATTTAGTTCTCtgtatttctctctccctcttcccatCTTGCATCTTCTCGGTAGAGTTAATGATCAGTTTTTGGTTAAATCCAGATAAAGCGTTTTCACAATCATGACTAAATAAATACTATGTACTGCTGAGTCAACCTGTACACTGTGGTTAACATTCTTATCTAGAATAACTTGTTTTCCTGCAGTTAATAATTACCTCTCATTTCTATCTTAATTTTGACTATATGGTTGCTTCTTAGAGATGTTCAAATTTTAGATTATATCTGGCTTCTGATATGGACAGACTTACCAGATTCACCTGGATAGAATGTATAAAGTGTCAGTATAATGTAGTAAGACTAGTTTCTATGTGTGTCTTGTATAGGCAGAGGAGGAATGACAATAGCCGGGATGTGTTCCCGTGGACTTGCACTTTCACAGACAATTGCTTCAGCACTATTTGGTTATGTGTGACTCTaggtttttttcttattgataatAAGAATATATGTAAATAGTACAGAAAgttttttgtgtatgtatgtttgtgtgcttATGTGTttgtatgcatatgtatttttatatgtgtgAATGTATACACAT of Bubalus bubalis isolate 160015118507 breed Murrah chromosome 5, NDDB_SH_1, whole genome shotgun sequence contains these proteins:
- the STT3A gene encoding dolichyl-diphosphooligosaccharide--protein glycosyltransferase subunit STT3A translates to MTKLGFLRLSYEKQDTLLKLLILSMAAVLSFSTRLFAVLRFESVIHEFDPYFNYRTTRFLAEEGFYKFHNWFDDRAWYPLGRIIGGTIYPGLMITSAAIYHVLHFFHITIDIRNVCVFLAPLFSSFTTIVTYHLTKELKDAGAGLLAAAMIAVVPGYISRSVAGSYDNEGIAIFCMLLTYYMWIKAVKTGSIYWAAKCALAYFYMVSSWGGYVFLINLIPLHVLVLMLTGRFSHRIYVAYCTVYCLGTILSMQISFVGFQPVLSSEHMAAFGVFGLCQIHAFVDYLRSKLNPQQFEVLFRSVISLVGFVLLTIGALLMLTGKISPWTGRFYSLLDPSYAKNNIPIIASVSEHQPTTWSSYYFDLQLLVFMFPVGLYYCFSNLSDARIFIIMYGVTSMYFSAVMVRLMLVLAPVMCILSGIGVSQVLSTYMKNLDISRQDKKSKKQQDSTYPIKNEVASGMILVMAFFLITYTFHSTWVTSEAYSSPSIVLSARGGDGSRIIFDDFREAYYWLRHNTPEDAKVMSWWDYGYQITAMANRTILVDNNTWNNTHISRVGQAMASTEEKAYEIMRELDVSYVLVIFGGLTGYSSDDINKFLWMVRIGGSTDTGKHIKEHDYYTPTGEFRVDREGSPVLLNCLMYKMCYYRFGQVYTEAKRPLGYDRVRNAEIGNKDFELDVLEEAYTTEHWLVRIYKVKDLDNRGLSRT